In a single window of the Drosophila miranda strain MSH22 chromosome XL, D.miranda_PacBio2.1, whole genome shotgun sequence genome:
- the LOC108151345 gene encoding uncharacterized protein LOC108151345: MAQTDFDSDGGCTFDCCAMAKSVAPARNTKGSTTATATTIHTRRGTTTVTFVLLLVLCCLCDYNYGSWASQCWRKHNSGSIQTADGEFKRPFGILCTYRCFLWFPPIYPYCEFIFDLRLSRHFTSFPDCYEIRCNETFTFFGHEQQNF, encoded by the exons ATGGCACAAACGGACTTCGACTCGGACGGGGGTTGTACTTTCGATTGTTGCGCAATGGCCAAATCGGTGGCACCAGCGCGAAACACCAAGGGAAGCaccacagccactgccacaacCATACATACACGCAGGGGTACCACAACAGTCACATTTGTTCTGCTGCTGGTCCTCTGCTGCTTGTGCGATTACAACTATGGAA GCTGGGCCTCACAGTGCTGGAGGAAGCACAATTCCGGCTCGATTCAAACGGCAGATGGTGAATTTAAGCGACCATTTGGTATACTCTGCACATACCGCTGCTTCCTCTGGTTTCCGCCGAT TTACCCGTACTGCGAATTCATTTTCGATCTGCGCTTATCGAGGCACTTCACGTCGTTCCCGGACTGCTACGAAATACGCTGTAACGAGACGTTCACGTTCTTCGGTCACGAGCAGCAGAACTTCTGA
- the LOC108151664 gene encoding uncharacterized protein LOC108151664, translating to MAKFVTYIFIASSVVLWYLLLFDGSRGVEATNGHGSQLEGRDFHHHGGSHHIRRNINHCWRRYDGYNLQNTIVNKKEQLKKPYGILCNFKCTWFFTTSFPTCEFIYDYKLSCVLFTSLPDCTNVKCTLLNYFS from the exons ATGGCCAAATTTGTGACTTATATCTTCATCGCCAGCTCCGTAGTACTGTGGTATCTGCTGCTATTCGACGGTAGCAGAGGCGTGGAGGCCACTAACGGACATGGCAGCCAGCTGGAGGGGCGTGACTTCCACCACCACGGCGGGAGCCATCACATACGCC GTAACATCAATCACTGCTGGCGTCGCTATGATGGCTACAATCTGCAGAACACCATTGTCAATAAGAAGGAGCAGCTGAAAAAGCCCTATGGCATATTGTGCAACTTCAAGTGCACTTGGTTCTTCACAACAAG CTTCCCCACTTGCGAGTTCATTTACGATTATAAATTATCCTGCGTGCTGTTCACCTCACTGCCCGACTGTACCAACGTCAAGTGTACTCTCTTAAATTATTTTAGCTAG
- the LOC108165584 gene encoding uncharacterized protein LOC108165584 — translation MFQDRYTHFLAWLAIGGALLMAQVNAYSGLIPPDPSNPGRCTYRGDVLESGVNNGISPCQRLTCNEDGSILIEGCGKLRIENCNRGERIYHGKPFPECCKLKYKCKQIGAAPYYIERDTAEPI, via the exons ATGTTCCAAGATCGCTACACACACTTTCTGGCCTGGCTGGCTATCGGCGGTGCCCTGCTGATGGCGCAGGTGAACGCCTATTCAGGCCTGATACCGCCGGACCCAT CAAATCCCGGCAGATGCACTTATCGGGGCGATGTTTTGGAGTCGGGTGTCAACAACGGTATCTCGCCCTGCCAGCGCCTGACATGCAACGAGGACGGCTCCATACTTATCGAGGG CTGCGGCAAACTACGCATTGAGAACTGCAATCGAGGCGAGCGGATCTACCATGGCAAACCCTTCCCCGAGTGCTGTAAACTGAAGTACAAGTGCAAGCAGATCGGGGCTGCGCCCTACTACATTGAGCGGGACACAGCGGAGCCGATTTAG